One part of the Haliaeetus albicilla chromosome 9, bHalAlb1.1, whole genome shotgun sequence genome encodes these proteins:
- the NME9 gene encoding thioredoxin domain-containing protein 6 isoform X1: protein MAAKKKEVVLQVNINSQELWEEMLCLKGLIVVDAFQAWCGPCKTVVDLFRKVRNEVGSDLLHFAVAEVDSIDALKKYRGKCKPVFLFYAGGELVAIVRGVNAPLLQKTILEQLAVERKALEHGGKCVVVQDRAFSREEGYIAALQE, encoded by the exons ATggctgcaaagaaaaaggaggtaGTACTGCAG GTTAACATCAATAGCCAGGAGCTTTGGGAAGAAATGCTGTGTCTCAAAGGACTCATTG TTGTTGATGCGTTTCAAGCCTGGTGTGGTCCATGCAAAACAGTAGTGGATCTTTTCCGAAAAGTAAGGAATGAAGTTGGCAGTGATCTCCTGCATTTTGCTGTG GCTGAAGTTGATTCCATTGATgctctgaaaaaatacagaggaaaatgcaagcctGTCTTTCTGTTCTATGCA GGAGGAGAATTAGTAGCTATTGTAAGAGGAGTGAATGCACCATTGCTGCAGAAGACCATCCTGGAACAGCTGGCAGTGGAAAGGAAGGCTTTAGAACATGGAGGAAAGTGTGTGGTG GTACAAGACAGAGCCTTCTCCAGAGAGGAGGGATACATAGCTGCTCTTCAGGAATAA
- the NME9 gene encoding thioredoxin domain-containing protein 6 isoform X2: protein MAAKKKEVVLQVNINSQELWEEMLCLKGLIVVDAFQAWCGPCKTVVDLFRKVRNEVGSDLLHFAVAEVDSIDALKKYRGKCKPVFLFYAGGELVAIVRGVNAPLLQKTILEQLAVERKALEHGGKYKTEPSPERRDT, encoded by the exons ATggctgcaaagaaaaaggaggtaGTACTGCAG GTTAACATCAATAGCCAGGAGCTTTGGGAAGAAATGCTGTGTCTCAAAGGACTCATTG TTGTTGATGCGTTTCAAGCCTGGTGTGGTCCATGCAAAACAGTAGTGGATCTTTTCCGAAAAGTAAGGAATGAAGTTGGCAGTGATCTCCTGCATTTTGCTGTG GCTGAAGTTGATTCCATTGATgctctgaaaaaatacagaggaaaatgcaagcctGTCTTTCTGTTCTATGCA GGAGGAGAATTAGTAGCTATTGTAAGAGGAGTGAATGCACCATTGCTGCAGAAGACCATCCTGGAACAGCTGGCAGTGGAAAGGAAGGCTTTAGAACATGGAGGAAA GTACAAGACAGAGCCTTCTCCAGAGAGGAGGGATACATAG